Proteins from one Fragaria vesca subsp. vesca linkage group LG6, FraVesHawaii_1.0, whole genome shotgun sequence genomic window:
- the LOC101304213 gene encoding putative cell wall protein-like: MAASKSHSSLLPLLAIFVILLTVTGQAFAGRNAPKQTNKDEKKEPQFLFGHDGSFLIPGFGRVAKPYKFFPYRPPYTAPRTGGSTGTGASPPGRNYVPGGDDTFVPNPGFEVPNPGHP, encoded by the coding sequence ATGGCAGCTTCAAAATCCCATTCTTCACTCCTGCCTCTCCTCGCCATCTTTGTTATCCTTCTCACAGTAACTGGCCAGGCATTTGCAGGGCGCAATGCTCCGAAACAAACCAACAAAGATGAGAAGAAAGAGCCTCAGTTTTTGTTTGGGCATGATGGCAGTTTTCTCATTCCAGGCTTTGGGAGGGTGGCAAAACCATACAAGTTTTTCCCTTACAGACCTCCATACACTGCTCCACGCACTGGTGGAAGTACTGGAACGGGTGCTTCACCACCGGGGCGTAACTATGTTCCTGGTGGAGATGATACCTTTGTCCCAAACCCTGGTTTTGAGGTTCCAAACCCTGGCCACCCTTGA
- the LOC101312558 gene encoding probable protein phosphatase 2C 52-like translates to MGACVSTSNKRTCSSRNNGETLSPSCLGIGFSGKKRTKTFSDRVYTLQNLHSIPNRIFTNGKSKTSCVFTQQGRKGINQDAMIVWEDFMSEDAIFCGVFDGHGPHGHLVARKVRDALPLKLLSFLNSSPSRSNVSSKTCFGGNVKKLDDGETEKGASPEEKLNLEWREAFMKSYKSMDKELRSHPNVDCFCSGSTAVTLVKQGSNLFMGYIGDSRAILGSKDSSDSMIAIQLTVDLKPDLPREAERIKRCKGRVFALQDEPEVSRVWLPFDDAPGLAMARAFGDFCLKEYGVISIPEFAHRILTERDQFIVLASDGVWDVLSNEEVVEIVSSAPSRSAASRFVVDAAAREWKLKYPTSKMDDCAVVCLFLDGKMDSESDYEEQGFSSATLQSNHSGNAVESDDGQKSEPTLQRNCTVRSSDESDTYGRLNVDNEGNFEPMSTEDQNWLGLEGVTRVNSLVQLPRFSEERPIHV, encoded by the exons ATGGGGGCTTGTGTTTCGACTAGTAATAAGAGGACTTGCAGTAGCAGAAACAATGGAGAGACTCTTTCTCCTTCGTGCTTGGGGATTGGATTCTCTGGGAAAAAGAGAACAAAGACATTCTCAGACCGCGTATATACCCTGCAGAATTTACATTCCATACCCAACCGTATTTTTACCAATGGAAAGAGCAAAACGTCATGCGTCTTCACGCAGCAGGGCCGGAAAGGCATAAACCAGGATGCCATGATAGTGTGGGAA GACTTCATGTCAGAAGATGCGATATTTTGTGGTGTGTTTGATGGCCACGGTCCACATGGTCATCTTGTTGCTCGCAAAGTAAGGGATGCATTGCCATTGAAGCTGCTGTCCTTCTTGAATTCTTCTCCATCAAGGTCAAATGTGTCAAGTAAAACATGTTTTGGAGGGAATGTAAAGAAACTAGACGATGGAGAAACTGAGAAGGGTGCTTCACCTGAGGAGAAATTAAATCTAGAATGGAGAGAAGCTTTCATGAAGTCATACAAGTCCATGGACAAAGAGCTTAGGTCTCATCCGAATGTAGACTGCTTCTGTAGTGGTAGCACTGCTGTCACTCTAGTCAAACAG GGGTCAAATCTTTTCATGGGTTATATTGGGGATTCCCGAGCAATCCTTGGATCAAAAGACAGTAGCGATTCCATGATAGCAATCCAGTTAACTGTTGATCTAAAGCCTGATCTGCCAA GGGAAGCTGAAAGGATTAAACGATGCAAGGGTAGGGTGTTTGCTTTGCAAGATGAGCCTGAAGTATCTCGAGTGTGGTTGCCTTTTGACGATGCTCCTGGGCTAGCAATGGCTCGAGCCTTTGGAGATTTCTGTTTGAAGGAGTATGGAGTGATCTCCATACCTGAATTTGCTCACAGGATACTTACAGAGAGAGACCAGTTCATTGTCCTTGCCTCAGATGGG GTTTGGGATGTCTTGAGCAATGAAGAGGTTGTTGAGATAGTGTCCTCAGCTCCAAGCCGGTCAGCAGCTTCAAGATTTGTGGTAGACGCAGCTGCTCGTGAATGGAAACTTAAATACCCCACGTCAAAGATGGACGATTGTGCAGTTGTTTGCTTGTTTTTAGATGGGAAAATGGACTCAGAATCTGACTACGAGGAACAAGGCTTTTCATCTGCAACCCTCCAGAGTAATCACTCCGGCAATGCAGTTGAATCTGATGATGGCCAGAAATCTGAGCCCACTTTGCAGAGGAATTGCACTGTGAGATCATCTGATGAAAGTGATACTTATGGACGACTAAATGTTGATAATGAAGGGAATTTCGAACCAATGTCAACTGAAGACCAGAACTGGTTAGGGTTAGAAGGTGTCACGCGCGTGAACTCCCTTGTTCAGCTTCCAAGATTCTCTGAGGAAAGGCCAATTCATGTATGA
- the LOC101312075 gene encoding protein SYM1-like, with translation MATLNITAPHNLTTSFNTQLHRPSSVPVFLSARTSSKPGPFKKWVVSTRRKRRFSVGSVTEDREVVAEQESRVLVNGSEEFVGLQSSSGGNGDGDDLDKLTSRAINALIVLGFGTFAVSKLLTIDHDYWHGWTLYEIVKYVPEHNWIAYEQALNANPVLAKMVISGVVYTLGDWIAQCYEGKPLLEFDRTRMFRSGLVGFSLHGSLSHYYYQFCEALFPLEDWWVVPAKIAFDQTVWAAIWNSIYFVALGLLRFESPNKIFDELKATFRPMLTAGWKLWPFAHLVTYGLIPLEQRLLWVDCVELIWVTILSTYSNEKSEATILEVSSGADSTSSSSNSPED, from the exons ATGGCAACACTCAACATAACCGCACCTCATAACCTCACAACCTCATTCAACACTCAACTCCACAGACCCAGTTCTGTTCCTGTCTTCTTGTCTGCCCGGACCTCCAGCAAACCCGGCCCGTTTAAGAAATGGGTCGTCTCGACCCGGAGAAAACGAAGGTTCAGTGTTGGGTCGGTGACAGAGGACAGAGAAGTGGTTGCTGAGCAAGAGAGCAGGGTGTTGGTTAATGGGTCTGAAGAGTTTGTGGGTCTTCAATCTAGTTCTGGAGGAAATGGAGATGGGGATGATTTGGACAAGTTGACCAGTAGAGCTATCAATGCTTTGATTGTTCTGGGGTTTGGGACTTTTGCTGTGTCTAAGCTGCTCACGATTGACCATGACTATTGGCAT GGATGGACCCTTTACGAGATAGTGAAGTATGTACCTGAACACAATTGGATTGCCTATGAACAAGCTCTCAATGCAAACCCGGTTTTAGCCAAAATGGTGATAAGTGGGGTAGTCTATACTTTAGGAGATTGGATTGCGCAA TGTTATGAAGGGAAGCCACTTTTGGAATTTGATAGAACACGCATGTTCAGATCAGGGCTTGTAGGGTTTTCCCTCCACGGATCTCTTTCTCATTATTATTACCAATTTTGTGAG GCTCTCTTTCCTTTGGAAGATTGGTGGGTGGTCCCGGCCAAAATAGCCTTTGACCAAACAGTGTGGGCGGCTATATGGAACAGCATCTATTTTGTGGCTTTGGGGCTCTTGCGTTTTGAGTCCCCAAACAAGATTTTTGATGAACTGAAGGCTACATTTCGACCCATGCTGACT GCAGGATGGAAACTTTGGCCATTTGCTCATCTAGTTACATATGGCCTGATTCCTCTTGAACAAAGGCTTCTTTGGGTGGACTGTGTGGAGCTGATTTGGGTTACTATTCTCTCAAC ATATTCAAATGAAAAGTCAGAGGCCACTATATTGGAGGTATCGTCTGGAGCAGATTCCACTTCTTCGTCAAGCAATTCACCTGAG GACTAG
- the LOC101303928 gene encoding pentatricopeptide repeat-containing protein At1g03560, mitochondrial-like — translation MRRRTLLLHLRASSSTHFLPPCPPLSYTNVGSSSKASTFHSTSTSASNSRWVAVTNSLPPPEWVEPFHDVSDVISSPHRFDPSPWVPQILNLLDNNSPQMEHNLDSYCRKFLIKLSPNFVAYVLKSDNLRDKPETALRFFSWASKQHKYHHKLECYVCLIEILCLCGELDSVKCVVNELREMRLLMNANAANSLVKSFGSVGMVEELLWVWRGMKENGIEPSLFTYNFLVNGLVNSMFIESAERVFEVMEGGKIVPDIVTYNTMIKGYCKAGRTPKAMEKFRSMEGRNVEADKITYMTLMQGCYSEGDFDSCLSLYQEMREKRVEVPSHAYSLVINGLCKGGKCVVGFAVFEDMIQKGCKANVANYTALIDSYAKCGCIEEAMKLFERMKSDGLEPDGVTYGVIVNGLCKSGRVEEAIEYFQFCQDSRMADNAMLYSSLIDGLGKAGRVDEAERLFEKMIEKGCPPDSYCYNALIDALAKCGKTDEALALFKKMEEEGCDQTVYTYTILIDGLFKEHRNEDALKLWDMMIDKGITPTAASFRALSIGLCLSGKVARACKILDDLAPMGVIPETAFEDMINVLCKAGRVKEACKLADGIVDRGREIPGRIRTILINALRKTGNADLAMKLMHSKIGIGYDRWGSVKKRVKFRILIDI, via the coding sequence ATGAGAAGAAGAACCCTCCTCCTCCATCTCAGAGCTTCCTCATCAACCCATTTCCTTCCTCCATGTCCTCCTCTCTCCTACACCAATGTTGGGTCTTCATCAAAAGCCTCAACCTTTCATTCCACGTCAACTTCCGCCTCAAACTCCAGGTGGGTCGCCGTCACCAACTCTCTTCCTCCACCCGAATGGGTCGAGCCTTTCCATGACGTCTCCGACGTCATCTCCAGCCCCCACCGCTTCGACCCTTCTCCGTGGGTCCCCCAAATCCTTAATCTTCTAGACAACAACTCCCCCCAAATGGAACACAACTTAGACTCTTACTGCCGCAAGTTCCTCATCAAGTTGTCTCCCAACTTCGTTGCTTATGTCTTGAAATCCGACAACCTTAGAGATAAACCCGAGACTGCCCTCCGGTTCTTCTCATGGGCAAGTAAGCAACACAAGTACCATCATAAGCTTGAGTGCTATGTTTGTTTGATTGAGATTTTGTGTTTGTGTGGTGAATTGGATAGTGTTAAATGTGTTGTTAATGAGCTTAGGGAGATGAGGTTGTTGATGAATGCGAATGCCGCAAATAGTTTGGTTAAGAGTTTTGGGAGTGTTGGAATGGTGGAGGAGTTGTTGTGGGTTTGGCGTGGGATGAAGGAGAATGGGATTGAGCCTAGTTTGTTTACTTATAATTTTTTGGTGAATGGTTTGGTGAACTCGATGTTCATTGAATCCGCGGAGAGGGTTTTCGAGGTAATGGAAGGTGGGAAGATTGTGCCTGACATTGTGACTTATAATACAATGATTAAAGGGTATTGTAAGGCAGGGAGAACGCCGAAGGCGATGGAGAAGTTTAGGAGTATGGAGGGGAGGAATGTGGAGGCGGATAAGATTACGTATATGACTTTGATGCAGGGGTGTTATTCGGAAGGGGATTTCGATTCTTGTTTGAGTCTTTACCAGGAGATGAGGGAGAAGAGGGTTGAGGTTCCATCTCACGCGTATAGTTTAGTTATCAATGGGCTTTGTAAAGGGGGGAAATGTGTGGTGGGGTTTGCTGTTTTTGAAGATATGATTCAGAAGGGTTGTAAAGCTAATGTGGCAAACTATACGGCTTTGATTGATTCATATGCAAAATGCGGGTGCATTGAAGAGGCGATGAAGCTATTCGAGAGGATGAAGAGTGACGGGCTTGAACCAGATGGGGTTACTTATGGGGTTATTGTCAATGGATTGTGTAAGAGTGGGAGAGTGGAGGAGGCCATTGAGTATTTTCAGTTTTGTCAAGACAGCAGAATGGCAGACAATGCTATGTTGTATTCTAGTTTAATTGATGGTCTTGGGAAGGCTGGAAGGGTTGATGAAGCTGAAAGGTTGTTTGAAAAGATGATCGAAAAGGGTTGTCCACCGGACTCATATTGCTACAATGCGCTTATCGACGCCCTAGCAAAATGTGGAAAAACTGATGAAGCTTTAGCACTCTTTAAGAAAATGGAAGAAGAAGGGTGTGATCAGACTGTTTATACATACACAATACTCATTGATGGACTATTTAAGGAGCATAGGAATGAAGATGCATTGAAGTTATGGGACATGATGATTGATAAGGGCATCACGCCTACTGCTGCTTCGTTCAGAGCTCTCTCAATTGGGCTTTGTCTCTCAGGCAAGGTAGCCAGGGCCTGCAAAATTTTGGATGACCTAGCACCAATGGGTGTAATTCCTGAGACAGCTTTTGAAGATATGATCAATGTGTTGTGCAAAGCTGGCCGTGTCAAGGAAGCTTGTAAATTGGCTGATGGCATTGTGGATAGAGGTAGGGAAATACCAGGAAGAATCCGAACCATTCTAATCAATGCCTTGAGGAAAACAGGCAATGCAGATTTAGCTATGAAGCTGATGCATAGTAAGATCGGTATTGGGTATGACCGATGGGGTAGTGTCAAAAAACGAGTGAAGTTCCGTATTCTCATTGACATTTGA